DNA from Ignavibacteriales bacterium:
TGGCTGAGAAAGAAGTTAATTCAACTGGAAGTTCACTCTCGCTACTTGCTGCATTAATATCTAGTTTACCATAACCCCAGGTGTTATTTGGAACAGAACCGGTGAATGAATCAGTAAAAGAATTATCCTGAATTGCGTTGTAAATCTGAAGCGGAGTTGCACCTGGAAATTTTTGAAGAAGCAGAGCAACTGCTCCAGCAGCTATTGGTGTAGCCATACTAGTACCTTGCATTACATAATAATTCGCATCACCGCCCACAACTCCATCATTATCAACCCAAAAGTTATTTGGTGTAAATAATACATCTCTATCACGGATAGAAATTATTGCTGAGCCGGGAGCAGTTATATTCGGCTTTAATAAACCGTCAATTCGTGGTCCACGACTTGAGAAATAAGCAATATCATTTAACGAGCCAACAATCGAGTAGCTTATATTACTGCCAATATAATTTGTCCAACTACTGCTGGATGTGTATGCACCAACAGCAATGCAATTATCTGCTGAAGCCGGCTGACCGATAGTATAAAATGGATCCGGTGTTTGAAATGATACCCTGGCTCCCCATCTATCATAAATATGAAATGGTTGATCAACATTTGACGTGTTTACAACTTTTAGATAATAAGTGCTGTTACCGGAAAGTACATAAAATCCATAATTTGAAAATTGAGACTCAGTTCCCCGGAAACTTTCTGTCGTGGGTTCTGTTGTTATGCTTCCTAATGGTGCAAAACTTGAATTATAATAATTCAGCGTTAGATTATTCCTTGCTGCTCCATCACTCCAGACTAAGTTAAAAAAGAGTGCTGTATTATTTATACCTGCATTGGTAACATTTACTCTGATAAAATCTGTTTCACTATTTGCACTTACTGTTCCTGAATAATGTCTTCCATTATTAGCTTCATTTCCTGCAGACATAAAAACCGGAACACCTTGCGAATAAGCCCAATCTACTGTCTGCTCTTCTGCCGATGAACCATCGTGATGCGCATACCATCCACCATAACTCATTGTAATTATATCAGCATCAAACGTATCTACCGCAGATTGAATTGCACTAATGATAGCTGCGCTGGTTGCACTACTATTAGCATCGCTTCCAATTTTTAAGAAAACTAAATCAGCATTTGGCGCACTACCTTTATATGAACCACCACCATTAATAGTATTTGCTAAGGAAAGAGTTCCGCGTCCTAAAACAGATCCTGTTACATGAGTTCCATGTCCGCTAACGGTATTTTCAACTATACTATCAATAGAAGTAGGATAGTTAGAGTAATCCCTTTTTTCGATTGTACTTGGTAAATCAGGATTTAAAGGATTTGTATCCAAACCCGAATCAAGAACAGCTATTTTTACACCGGTACCTGTAAAACCGGCATTCCAAACTAAATCTGCTTTAATGGAAGTAGTTGCCTGATTATTGTTTGGTTCAAGCATAGTTTCTGCTGAACCTACTTTTATAACAAAATTTTCGCTTAATAATATATTTACTTTATCAACCGGAACCTTAGCAATCATAAAACCATAAGGATGATTTTCCAATGGAGGAATCCAGGATTCAGGGAAGAGTTCTGCACCTGCGTTTTCAAGATTAAGCATTTTATCAACAGATGGCTTTTCGCTGAAGTAAATTGTTAATAGAATGTAATCTAATTTTTCATCTGCAACTTCAGGATTTAATTGCTTTAAATATTTTTTTTTCTTTTAATTGTTCAAACACTTCACTGCTAGTAATTTTTGATGCTAATTCTAACTCGATAATACTCTCAGAAGAATATGGAACTAGTATCTTTTGCTGTGCAAGGCTCTGAAATGTAAATGCATATATAATTGGTATTAGCATTAGAAGATTTTTCATAGTTATCCTTTTTAAATTATTTAAATATCATTTTAACGTACTGGATTTATAGTTATTTAATTAATATCATCTTCTTAGTTTCAACAAAGCTTCCTGTCTGCAATCTGTACAAATACATTCCGCTTGCAAGGTTGCTTGCTTTGAATTGAACCGTATGATTTCCTGCAGGCATCTCCTGGTTAATTAATGTTTTAACCTGTTCGCCAAGAATATTATAAACAGCAAGATTTATTCACACCGATTGAGCAATTGAAAACTCAATTGTTGTAGAAGGATTAAACGGATTTGGATAGTTTTGCGACAAATCATAATCTCTTACTGATAATATTTCTTCTTCTGATTGGTGAATACCGGTAGGTATCCAGCCAGCATTAAGATAGATGTAAAAACTATCGCTTTGAGTTAGTACCGCAATATCAGGAAGGTTATCATTATTTAAATTTCTGTGCAGGATCGTAAGCGCATCACCACTGAATGTATTTCCACCAACGGGATTACAGGCAACTATAGACTCAAAGTTACCCAAACCA
Protein-coding regions in this window:
- a CDS encoding S8 family peptidase, with translation MLNLENAGAELFPESWIPPLENHPYGFMIAKVPVDKVNILLSENFVIKVGSAETMLEPNNNQATTSIKADLVWNAGFTGTGVKIAVLDSGLDTNPLNPDLPSTIEKRDYSNYPTSIDSIVENTVSGHGTHVTGSVLGRGTLSLANTINGGGSYKGSAPNADLVFLKIGSDANSSATSAAIISAIQSAVDTFDADIITMSYGGWYAHHDGSSAEEQTVDWAYSQGVPVFMSAGNEANNGRHYSGTVSANSETDFIRVNVTNAGINNTALFFNLVWSDGAARNNLTLNYYNSSFAPLGSITTEPTTESFRGTESQFSNYGFYVLSGNSTYYLKVVNTSNVDQPFHIYDRWGARVSFQTPDPFYTIGQPASADNCIAVGAYTSSSSWTNYIGSNISYSIVGSLNDIAYFSSRGPRIDGLLKPNITAPGSAIISIRDRDVLFTPNNFWVDNDGVVGGDANYYVMQGTSMATPIAAGAVALLLQKFPGATPLQIYNAIQDNSFTDSFTGSVPNNTWGYGKLDINAASSESELPVELTSFSAKSIGSLVKLSWSTSTEINNYGFEVERFALSAERQAWEKIGFVEGNGNSNSTKNYSFEDMNLVADKYLYRLKQIDNDGQYEYSEVIEIDLGSPTKYELTQNYPNPFNPSTKISWQSPVAGIQTLKVYDVLGTEVATLVDEYREAGRYEIEFKSSVDNLQLASGIYFYKITAGSFVDTKKMILIK
- a CDS encoding T9SS type A sorting domain-containing protein; the encoded protein is MNLAVYNILGEQVKTLINQEMPAGNHTVQFKASNLASGMYLYRLQTGSFVETKKMILIK